One stretch of Halichoerus grypus chromosome 8, mHalGry1.hap1.1, whole genome shotgun sequence DNA includes these proteins:
- the GSTZ1 gene encoding maleylacetoacetate isomerase isoform X2 gives MTESGKPILYSYFRSSCSWRVRIALALKSLDYETVPINLIKDGGQQFSEEFQALNPMQQVPALKIDGITIGQSLAIIEYLEETRPTPRLLPQDPKRRAQVRMISDVIASGIQPLQNLSVLKQVGQENQLTWAQKVIHSGFNALEQILRSTAGKYCVGDEVSVADLCLVPQVANAERFKVDLTPYPTISRINKTLLALEAFQVSHPCRQPDTPPELRA, from the exons ATGACTGAGTCTGGCAag CCCATCCTCTACTCCTATTTCCGGAGCTCCTGCTCATGGAGAGTTCGAATCG CTCTGGCCTTGAAAAGCCTCGACTATGAGACCGTACCTATCAACCTCATAAAGGATGGGGGACAGCAG TTCTCTGAAGAATTCCAGGCACTGAATCCAATGCAGCAGGTGCCGGCCCTGAAGATCGACGGAATCACCATTGGCCAGTCA CTGGCCATCATTGAGTACCTGGAGGAAACTCGGCCCACTCCACGCCTCCTGCCGCAGGACCCGAAGAGGAGGGCCCAGGTGCGCATGATTTCCGATGTCATTGCCAGTGGCATCCAGCCCCTGCAG AACCTGTCTGTCCTGAAGCAAGTGGGACAGGAGAACCAGCTGACGTGGGCCCAGAAGGTCATCCACTCTGGCTTCAACG CTCTGGAGCAGATCCTGCGGAGCACGGCAGGGAAGTACTGTGTGGGAGACGAG GTGTCCGTGGCCGACCTCTGCTTAGTGCCTCAGGTGGCAAATGCTGAAAG GTTCAAGGTGGATCTCACTCCCTACCCTACCATCAGCCGCATCAACAAGACGCTGCTGGCCTTGGAGGCTTTCCAAGTGTCTCACCCCTGCCGGCAGCCAGACACACCGCCTGAGCTGCGGGCCTAG
- the GSTZ1 gene encoding maleylacetoacetate isomerase isoform X5: protein MQAGKPILYSYFRSSCSWRVRIASRGARSCPLTLLSLTALALKSLDYETVPINLIKDGGQQFSEEFQALNPMQQVPALKIDGITIGQSLAIIEYLEETRPTPRLLPQDPKRRAQVRMISDVIASGIQPLQNLSVLKQVGQENQLTWAQKVIHSGFNALEQILRSTAGKYCVGDEVSVADLCLVPQVANAERFKVDLTPYPTISRINKTLLALEAFQVSHPCRQPDTPPELRA, encoded by the exons CCCATCCTCTACTCCTATTTCCGGAGCTCCTGCTCATGGAGAGTTCGAATCG CCTCACGTGGAGCCAGGAGCTGTCCCCTGACGCTGCTGTCTCTCACAGCTCTGGCCTTGAAAAGCCTCGACTATGAGACCGTACCTATCAACCTCATAAAGGATGGGGGACAGCAG TTCTCTGAAGAATTCCAGGCACTGAATCCAATGCAGCAGGTGCCGGCCCTGAAGATCGACGGAATCACCATTGGCCAGTCA CTGGCCATCATTGAGTACCTGGAGGAAACTCGGCCCACTCCACGCCTCCTGCCGCAGGACCCGAAGAGGAGGGCCCAGGTGCGCATGATTTCCGATGTCATTGCCAGTGGCATCCAGCCCCTGCAG AACCTGTCTGTCCTGAAGCAAGTGGGACAGGAGAACCAGCTGACGTGGGCCCAGAAGGTCATCCACTCTGGCTTCAACG CTCTGGAGCAGATCCTGCGGAGCACGGCAGGGAAGTACTGTGTGGGAGACGAG GTGTCCGTGGCCGACCTCTGCTTAGTGCCTCAGGTGGCAAATGCTGAAAG GTTCAAGGTGGATCTCACTCCCTACCCTACCATCAGCCGCATCAACAAGACGCTGCTGGCCTTGGAGGCTTTCCAAGTGTCTCACCCCTGCCGGCAGCCAGACACACCGCCTGAGCTGCGGGCCTAG
- the GSTZ1 gene encoding maleylacetoacetate isomerase isoform X4, whose amino-acid sequence MTESGKPILYSYFRSSCSWRVRIASRGARSCPLTLLSLTALALKSLDYETVPINLIKDGGQQFSEEFQALNPMQQVPALKIDGITIGQSLAIIEYLEETRPTPRLLPQDPKRRAQVRMISDVIASGIQPLQNLSVLKQVGQENQLTWAQKVIHSGFNALEQILRSTAGKYCVGDEVQGGSHSLPYHQPHQQDAAGLGGFPSVSPLPAARHTA is encoded by the exons ATGACTGAGTCTGGCAag CCCATCCTCTACTCCTATTTCCGGAGCTCCTGCTCATGGAGAGTTCGAATCG CCTCACGTGGAGCCAGGAGCTGTCCCCTGACGCTGCTGTCTCTCACAGCTCTGGCCTTGAAAAGCCTCGACTATGAGACCGTACCTATCAACCTCATAAAGGATGGGGGACAGCAG TTCTCTGAAGAATTCCAGGCACTGAATCCAATGCAGCAGGTGCCGGCCCTGAAGATCGACGGAATCACCATTGGCCAGTCA CTGGCCATCATTGAGTACCTGGAGGAAACTCGGCCCACTCCACGCCTCCTGCCGCAGGACCCGAAGAGGAGGGCCCAGGTGCGCATGATTTCCGATGTCATTGCCAGTGGCATCCAGCCCCTGCAG AACCTGTCTGTCCTGAAGCAAGTGGGACAGGAGAACCAGCTGACGTGGGCCCAGAAGGTCATCCACTCTGGCTTCAACG CTCTGGAGCAGATCCTGCGGAGCACGGCAGGGAAGTACTGTGTGGGAGACGAG GTTCAAGGTGGATCTCACTCCCTACCCTACCATCAGCCGCATCAACAAGACGCTGCTGGCCTTGGAGGCTTTCCAAGTGTCTCACCCCTGCCGGCAGCCAGACACACCGCCTGA
- the GSTZ1 gene encoding maleylacetoacetate isomerase isoform X3, which yields MTESGKPILYSYFRSSCSWRVRIASRGARSCPLTLLSLTALALKSLDYETVPINLIKDGGQQFSEEFQALNPMQQVPALKIDGITIGQSLAIIEYLEETRPTPRLLPQDPKRRAQNLSVLKQVGQENQLTWAQKVIHSGFNALEQILRSTAGKYCVGDEVSVADLCLVPQVANAERFKVDLTPYPTISRINKTLLALEAFQVSHPCRQPDTPPELRA from the exons ATGACTGAGTCTGGCAag CCCATCCTCTACTCCTATTTCCGGAGCTCCTGCTCATGGAGAGTTCGAATCG CCTCACGTGGAGCCAGGAGCTGTCCCCTGACGCTGCTGTCTCTCACAGCTCTGGCCTTGAAAAGCCTCGACTATGAGACCGTACCTATCAACCTCATAAAGGATGGGGGACAGCAG TTCTCTGAAGAATTCCAGGCACTGAATCCAATGCAGCAGGTGCCGGCCCTGAAGATCGACGGAATCACCATTGGCCAGTCA CTGGCCATCATTGAGTACCTGGAGGAAACTCGGCCCACTCCACGCCTCCTGCCGCAGGACCCGAAGAGGAGGGCCCAG AACCTGTCTGTCCTGAAGCAAGTGGGACAGGAGAACCAGCTGACGTGGGCCCAGAAGGTCATCCACTCTGGCTTCAACG CTCTGGAGCAGATCCTGCGGAGCACGGCAGGGAAGTACTGTGTGGGAGACGAG GTGTCCGTGGCCGACCTCTGCTTAGTGCCTCAGGTGGCAAATGCTGAAAG GTTCAAGGTGGATCTCACTCCCTACCCTACCATCAGCCGCATCAACAAGACGCTGCTGGCCTTGGAGGCTTTCCAAGTGTCTCACCCCTGCCGGCAGCCAGACACACCGCCTGAGCTGCGGGCCTAG
- the GSTZ1 gene encoding maleylacetoacetate isomerase isoform X1, translated as MTESGKPILYSYFRSSCSWRVRIASRGARSCPLTLLSLTALALKSLDYETVPINLIKDGGQQFSEEFQALNPMQQVPALKIDGITIGQSLAIIEYLEETRPTPRLLPQDPKRRAQVRMISDVIASGIQPLQNLSVLKQVGQENQLTWAQKVIHSGFNALEQILRSTAGKYCVGDEVSVADLCLVPQVANAERFKVDLTPYPTISRINKTLLALEAFQVSHPCRQPDTPPELRA; from the exons ATGACTGAGTCTGGCAag CCCATCCTCTACTCCTATTTCCGGAGCTCCTGCTCATGGAGAGTTCGAATCG CCTCACGTGGAGCCAGGAGCTGTCCCCTGACGCTGCTGTCTCTCACAGCTCTGGCCTTGAAAAGCCTCGACTATGAGACCGTACCTATCAACCTCATAAAGGATGGGGGACAGCAG TTCTCTGAAGAATTCCAGGCACTGAATCCAATGCAGCAGGTGCCGGCCCTGAAGATCGACGGAATCACCATTGGCCAGTCA CTGGCCATCATTGAGTACCTGGAGGAAACTCGGCCCACTCCACGCCTCCTGCCGCAGGACCCGAAGAGGAGGGCCCAGGTGCGCATGATTTCCGATGTCATTGCCAGTGGCATCCAGCCCCTGCAG AACCTGTCTGTCCTGAAGCAAGTGGGACAGGAGAACCAGCTGACGTGGGCCCAGAAGGTCATCCACTCTGGCTTCAACG CTCTGGAGCAGATCCTGCGGAGCACGGCAGGGAAGTACTGTGTGGGAGACGAG GTGTCCGTGGCCGACCTCTGCTTAGTGCCTCAGGTGGCAAATGCTGAAAG GTTCAAGGTGGATCTCACTCCCTACCCTACCATCAGCCGCATCAACAAGACGCTGCTGGCCTTGGAGGCTTTCCAAGTGTCTCACCCCTGCCGGCAGCCAGACACACCGCCTGAGCTGCGGGCCTAG
- the GSTZ1 gene encoding maleylacetoacetate isomerase isoform X6: MQAGKPILYSYFRSSCSWRVRIALALKSLDYETVPINLIKDGGQQFSEEFQALNPMQQVPALKIDGITIGQSLAIIEYLEETRPTPRLLPQDPKRRAQVRMISDVIASGIQPLQNLSVLKQVGQENQLTWAQKVIHSGFNALEQILRSTAGKYCVGDEVSVADLCLVPQVANAERFKVDLTPYPTISRINKTLLALEAFQVSHPCRQPDTPPELRA; the protein is encoded by the exons CCCATCCTCTACTCCTATTTCCGGAGCTCCTGCTCATGGAGAGTTCGAATCG CTCTGGCCTTGAAAAGCCTCGACTATGAGACCGTACCTATCAACCTCATAAAGGATGGGGGACAGCAG TTCTCTGAAGAATTCCAGGCACTGAATCCAATGCAGCAGGTGCCGGCCCTGAAGATCGACGGAATCACCATTGGCCAGTCA CTGGCCATCATTGAGTACCTGGAGGAAACTCGGCCCACTCCACGCCTCCTGCCGCAGGACCCGAAGAGGAGGGCCCAGGTGCGCATGATTTCCGATGTCATTGCCAGTGGCATCCAGCCCCTGCAG AACCTGTCTGTCCTGAAGCAAGTGGGACAGGAGAACCAGCTGACGTGGGCCCAGAAGGTCATCCACTCTGGCTTCAACG CTCTGGAGCAGATCCTGCGGAGCACGGCAGGGAAGTACTGTGTGGGAGACGAG GTGTCCGTGGCCGACCTCTGCTTAGTGCCTCAGGTGGCAAATGCTGAAAG GTTCAAGGTGGATCTCACTCCCTACCCTACCATCAGCCGCATCAACAAGACGCTGCTGGCCTTGGAGGCTTTCCAAGTGTCTCACCCCTGCCGGCAGCCAGACACACCGCCTGAGCTGCGGGCCTAG
- the GSTZ1 gene encoding maleylacetoacetate isomerase isoform X7, protein MQQVPALKIDGITIGQSLAIIEYLEETRPTPRLLPQDPKRRAQVRMISDVIASGIQPLQNLSVLKQVGQENQLTWAQKVIHSGFNALEQILRSTAGKYCVGDEVSVADLCLVPQVANAERFKVDLTPYPTISRINKTLLALEAFQVSHPCRQPDTPPELRA, encoded by the exons ATGCAGCAGGTGCCGGCCCTGAAGATCGACGGAATCACCATTGGCCAGTCA CTGGCCATCATTGAGTACCTGGAGGAAACTCGGCCCACTCCACGCCTCCTGCCGCAGGACCCGAAGAGGAGGGCCCAGGTGCGCATGATTTCCGATGTCATTGCCAGTGGCATCCAGCCCCTGCAG AACCTGTCTGTCCTGAAGCAAGTGGGACAGGAGAACCAGCTGACGTGGGCCCAGAAGGTCATCCACTCTGGCTTCAACG CTCTGGAGCAGATCCTGCGGAGCACGGCAGGGAAGTACTGTGTGGGAGACGAG GTGTCCGTGGCCGACCTCTGCTTAGTGCCTCAGGTGGCAAATGCTGAAAG GTTCAAGGTGGATCTCACTCCCTACCCTACCATCAGCCGCATCAACAAGACGCTGCTGGCCTTGGAGGCTTTCCAAGTGTCTCACCCCTGCCGGCAGCCAGACACACCGCCTGAGCTGCGGGCCTAG